A region of Vigna radiata var. radiata cultivar VC1973A chromosome 6, Vradiata_ver6, whole genome shotgun sequence DNA encodes the following proteins:
- the LOC106764048 gene encoding clathrin heavy chain 1-like isoform X2 has translation MRVLQVLPQNEGQNYIYGMLAFPLLELGQMEEAEKAASRGFEINKEDIWSQHVLCHVLQYKCCFREAVKFMEECSSSWCSAASFMLTHNWWHAVVCYLEGNAPTQRVLEIYDNYIWKELDKDDSMKAEVYLNAAGLLLRLYVRGELDIYGDRLKLLAECLTNEFQSAIDAARKANSEKTWKEVCFACVDAEEFRLAEI, from the exons ATGCGAG TTTTACAGGTTCTACCTCAAAATGAAGGACAAAACTACATATATGGAATGCTTGCATTCCCATTACTCGAGCTTGGGCAAATGGAGGAGGCTGAGAAAGCTGCCAGTAGGGGATTTGAGATCAATAAGGAAGACATCTGGTCACAGCATGTT TTATGCCATGTGCTTCAGTACAAGTGTTGTTTTAGAGAAGCTGTTAAGTTCATGGAAGAATGTTCATCATCTTGGTGTTCTGCTGCATCTTTCAT GTTGACACACAATTGGTGGCATGCAGTCGTTTGTTACTTAGAGGGTAATGCTCCTACACAAAGAGTGTTAGAGATATATGACAATTATATATGGAAGGAGCTAGACAAAGATGATTCTATGAAGGCAGAG GTTTACTTAAATGCTGCTGGTCTGCTTCTACGATTGTATGTACGAGGAGAATTGGATATCTATGGTGATCGTCTCAAGTTGCTTGCTGAGTGTCTAACTAATGAG TTCCAAAGTGCAATTGATGCAGCAAGGAAAGCTAACAGTGAAAAAACATGGAAGGAAGTTTGCTTTGCCTGTGTTGATGCAGAGGAGTTTCGTTTGGCCGAGATATGA
- the LOC106764048 gene encoding uncharacterized protein LOC106764048 isoform X3 has product MRVLQVLPQNEGQNYIYGMLAFPLLELGQMEEAEKAASRGFEINKEDIWSQHVLCHVLQYKCCFREAVKFMEECSSSWCSAASFMLTHNWWHAVVCYLEGNAPTQRVLEIYDNYIWKELDKDDSMKAEVYLNAAGLLLRLYVRGELDIYGDRLKLLAECLTNEPIF; this is encoded by the exons ATGCGAG TTTTACAGGTTCTACCTCAAAATGAAGGACAAAACTACATATATGGAATGCTTGCATTCCCATTACTCGAGCTTGGGCAAATGGAGGAGGCTGAGAAAGCTGCCAGTAGGGGATTTGAGATCAATAAGGAAGACATCTGGTCACAGCATGTT TTATGCCATGTGCTTCAGTACAAGTGTTGTTTTAGAGAAGCTGTTAAGTTCATGGAAGAATGTTCATCATCTTGGTGTTCTGCTGCATCTTTCAT GTTGACACACAATTGGTGGCATGCAGTCGTTTGTTACTTAGAGGGTAATGCTCCTACACAAAGAGTGTTAGAGATATATGACAATTATATATGGAAGGAGCTAGACAAAGATGATTCTATGAAGGCAGAG GTTTACTTAAATGCTGCTGGTCTGCTTCTACGATTGTATGTACGAGGAGAATTGGATATCTATGGTGATCGTCTCAAGTTGCTTGCTGAGTGTCTAACTAATGAG CCAATCTTCTAA
- the LOC106764048 gene encoding uncharacterized protein LOC106764048 isoform X1, which yields MRVLQVLPQNEGQNYIYGMLAFPLLELGQMEEAEKAASRGFEINKEDIWSQHVLCHVLQYKCCFREAVKFMEECSSSWCSAASFMLTHNWWHAVVCYLEGNAPTQRVLEIYDNYIWKELDKDDSMKAEVYLNAAGLLLRLYVRGELDIYGDRLKLLAECLTNEVEFDTWVVVVFFELEKLCMGVEDDGFRSLRRVVVHDPWIDMYGAIV from the exons ATGCGAG TTTTACAGGTTCTACCTCAAAATGAAGGACAAAACTACATATATGGAATGCTTGCATTCCCATTACTCGAGCTTGGGCAAATGGAGGAGGCTGAGAAAGCTGCCAGTAGGGGATTTGAGATCAATAAGGAAGACATCTGGTCACAGCATGTT TTATGCCATGTGCTTCAGTACAAGTGTTGTTTTAGAGAAGCTGTTAAGTTCATGGAAGAATGTTCATCATCTTGGTGTTCTGCTGCATCTTTCAT GTTGACACACAATTGGTGGCATGCAGTCGTTTGTTACTTAGAGGGTAATGCTCCTACACAAAGAGTGTTAGAGATATATGACAATTATATATGGAAGGAGCTAGACAAAGATGATTCTATGAAGGCAGAG GTTTACTTAAATGCTGCTGGTCTGCTTCTACGATTGTATGTACGAGGAGAATTGGATATCTATGGTGATCGTCTCAAGTTGCTTGCTGAGTGTCTAACTAATGAG GTGGAATTTGACACGTGGGTGGTGGTTGTATTTTTTGAATTGGAGAAATTGTGTATGGGAGTTGAAGACGATGGATTTAGAAGTTTGAGAAGGGTGGTGGTGCATGATCCGTGGATTGACATGTACGGGGCAATagtttga
- the LOC106764048 gene encoding uncharacterized protein LOC106764048 isoform X4, translated as MRVLQVLPQNEGQNYIYGMLAFPLLELGQMEEAEKAASRGFEINKEDIWSQHVLCHVLQYKCCFREAVKFMEECSSSWCSAASFMLTHNWWHAVVCYLEGNAPTQRVLEIYDNYIWKELDKDDSMKAEVYLNAAGLLLRLYVRGELDIYGDRLKLLAECLTNEIV; from the exons ATGCGAG TTTTACAGGTTCTACCTCAAAATGAAGGACAAAACTACATATATGGAATGCTTGCATTCCCATTACTCGAGCTTGGGCAAATGGAGGAGGCTGAGAAAGCTGCCAGTAGGGGATTTGAGATCAATAAGGAAGACATCTGGTCACAGCATGTT TTATGCCATGTGCTTCAGTACAAGTGTTGTTTTAGAGAAGCTGTTAAGTTCATGGAAGAATGTTCATCATCTTGGTGTTCTGCTGCATCTTTCAT GTTGACACACAATTGGTGGCATGCAGTCGTTTGTTACTTAGAGGGTAATGCTCCTACACAAAGAGTGTTAGAGATATATGACAATTATATATGGAAGGAGCTAGACAAAGATGATTCTATGAAGGCAGAG GTTTACTTAAATGCTGCTGGTCTGCTTCTACGATTGTATGTACGAGGAGAATTGGATATCTATGGTGATCGTCTCAAGTTGCTTGCTGAGTGTCTAACTAATGAG ATTGTTTGA